The genomic window TCCCTAAAATTCCACACCTATATAAGACCAAGGGTTAAGTCCTACATCTGAGTTATCAAATTCCACACCTAGCATGGCTTCCATAATTAGTGAAAATATATGCCTTCTATTTCAATTGTGGCATGAAGCAAGCAAATACGGAAACATACCTCAGTTGGTTGCCACCCTGAGCTCCGTTCGAGGGTATTCTGAGATGCAAAGCAATTTAGAAATCAGACTACAGCTTAAAACGAGAATACCAATGTTTTTTATAAGAAATGATATACATTCAAGATTTTTGTATACATAGCCTCAGTGGATATTTCTTACATCTCATAATATGAATCAGTGTGAGTCGTATAAAGTCAATATTGGAATTGTAATACCACCGAGCTCGTCAGAATATTAATATTAAACGGCAACAATTTTAACACAAACTTAGATATTTATTTTGAACTAACTCAAGTTGGTACTAAACGATTTGAGGAAGTCAGTACTCAACAAGCAATCTGCAGGTTATACCAAAAATTTGAGGTGGCAAAGGAGGCAATTCAATAATATAGGCCTTGCTAGTGTGTCCCACAACCGTGTTTGCCTAGTGATACATACATAAAATTTCATATATGTTTTTCCAGGTGTAACAGATCAGCAGTTTGACATAACCATTTGTAAGATCGCAACTGCAATCGAGGGAATTAATTACAATGCCCTACTTAAAACTTCAACCGGACCATACAGGCGTAATAAGAAAACTAGCATATGCTCAGTAGAAAAGATCCCATAAATTAAGCAAGGTCGGTCTTTGTAAATGCATTCTAGAGGATCAACACACTATCATGCTATGCTTGTATACTTTTGTGCACCATACGGAGGTAACAGAATAACTAGCACCCTCAGAAAaaaaagaaggtaaaagcatgGCAAGTTGAAATAAACTAAGAAACATTTGTAAGATTGTAACTGCATTCTAGGCCTAGGAATCGGATTGTTACAATCGTCGCTCTCAAATCCAACAAATGATGAAAAGCAACTGGAATACATGTAGTTAGCTTGAGAGGGAAATAATAATGTAATCCATCCAAGATAATTGATCATGATTGGGTGAAAATACTCGATGGATACTTACGCTGGTGGTTGCGATGCGGcggatgcatcagaattattagACCAAGGAGGTGGTTCAGTGATGGGCTTTGGTTGAGTAAGAAATGGATTCTCTCTTGTTGTATTTGTGGAGAAGATCTGTTTCCTATTTTCATGAGCCTTAAGATTCtgcaaaataaaagcaaacaaaataaaTCACACACTGCTGGAGAAAGAAATCACTATCGGAAGAATTTCCAGAGTTAGGAGACGCTAACCTCTGTCCTTGCAGTTAATACTTCCTGAAACTGTTTTGTAGTTCCCATAAGCCTGTTCTTTAGGTCATCACATATAGTAGTTGCATGAACAACTCTATCCTTTGAACAGTTTCCATCTGATATTTCTAAGTTTTGAAGGGTTTGTAAATCTGAAACTGCCATATTCAGCATCGTAATGTCGTTCTTTATTAAAGCTGTAAGTTCTTGAATTTCCACAAGTGGATCATCAAACATTGACGATCTTTTTGCCACTGTAGATATATGCAAAATGTCAATAGATGACACAAGTTGACCATAGTGAAATGTATTGAGACTGAAGATTGAGGCAGTACTACTAATAAATAGAAACATGAAGCTCAACCATACATCATCTTACAAGTATGACATAAATCCCCCAACTCTATGGCATTAAAAGCAGTGTTACAGTCTTCTAACCGTTCCACCTATGTTCTGTGAACCCGATTATGGATTCAACTGGATTCTCCAACAAAGAATCAAAGAGTTAAAGGCTTAAAGCTCAGTTATAATAGGTTTCAATGCACACCCCTAAAGTAGATGAGTTATGTGAGAAAGTGCTCCTATTTTCAAAATAAAGTCATATGCATCAACTGTACTCGCAACAACAACTGCAAGGGACACTATAAATCTCCGTTTTCTCTCACTAAAAAAGTTTTATTCACCACATGATTTAGATTATAAATGATAAACACAGAGGGGAAGGGACTCACACAAATCAAAATTTCAAAGCTATATACTTTGATAGACATGCATCATTTCTCAAACTTGCAAAACTAAACCACTAAATGTTTCTAATTCTGCAAATTATCAATCCGCTGCGCCTAACTTGTTGTCAAATACACTCACACTAAATCTGAAAATGATTGGCATGAACATACGAGATGACTAAATTATCGCCATCTAAATCAATCGTAATGTCTGACACACCAAATCGAGGAGTCAACCTACACAGTCTAAATTATTGGCATGGCACACAAAACATCAAGGTCCCAAGATAACTCAAAGAGAAGAAAAACAGTGGCAAGTTGTGTTCCAACCCTGTGACCAAGTCCACTTTTCACCAAAACAAGCTTATTACAGTTACCTCAAGCTTTCACGAACAGTGAATCCGATAAAtggagttcattcttatagatgTCAGAGGTCTTATGTTCTAAGATACCAATTTCATATCACGGTACAAATCTCCCTTCAAATAATCAAATCTCAAATCCTATTCTACACTATTTCAAAACTACTAAGAAGTAATAATTTGATGAATGAGATTCCAAATAATTTACCAAATCAATATACAAAGAATACATTCATGATTTTATATTCAACCAATTATTGAAACAAACTTACATTTAGCGAGTCTAGTGATCTTCTGAGATGCTTCATAGATCCCCAAACCGATTTTGGAAGCCTTCTTTTTGAaatcagattgtgataaaacATCTACAGGTGTTGATGATTTTGATGATTCGGGATCGTTTATTATACCTACTCCTTCGATCTTCTTCAATCTTTCAGATAACGAATGAAATTCTGTAGTCCGATCTCTGTATGATGATAAACTGGATGACGCCATCTACGGAAAAATAatacaacaaaaccctaatttgaatttGACAATCTATGAATGGGAATAATGTTGTAAAAGAGGTGGAGTTCGTTTCCGGTGAGCTATCAAAATCTGCTGCGTCGTGTGAAAAGGACTGGTTTTTCCTACAGAAGAGGATTCCCGTACCCAGAAGGCCAGAACTACGACGTGAGCATGGCACACGGCCACAAGCCATGTCAGTAGTGGGAAACTTAGGCTAAGGCCCCACCTATGAATAACCATTATATGAGGCACCTAGTTAAAAGAGCTTTAAAACCATACccctaattaaaaataaattctAATAAAGATCGAAATGATCAAATTGATTTTCACTATATAACTATCTAACCTAGGTTTTCTCTCAAACAGACACATTCATTTTCATTTCAAGAGAGAGAAATCGAATCTCACTCTCACCTTTAACAGAAACAGatcgaaaaaaaaataattttttttaccgAAATCGGTTGCAAACACAGATAGAAATCCAAAActattcatcatcttctgaatCGATAAACCCTAAAATCAGAACAACGGATTGAAAAACGTTAGAAACAAGAATTTTAGTTTCAGATTCAAATCCTAAATCGATTTAATTTGAATCGATTGAACCAACTGCAGATTGTGAGAGGAAAGAGTCTGATGATAAACAAATAGGTATGTTTTAATTTGAAGTTGTTAGTTTTGAATTCTAACAATCAAAATATTCTCAAGTACAAATTGTATGAACATTGAAAGgaagaaaacgattaactaaagcTGTTTTTCTCTTTAGTTAATTTGATTTTTaagtttcatttttgtttttgaatcAATCGGTTTTTGTTAAtttgatttatgtttttattacagATCCAAGAAAAAGGAACAAAACGATATTTGCTTTTGAATCAAATGATTTTTCCTTTCAATACAAGTAATTTTTATGCATAACTTTAggtttatttacaacctaaaattcATTGATGATAGATACTGTAGTTAATGTTCTAGTTCATGTTGATACAAGTACACATGTATATTGGGTTATCAAGTTCATATTGATGTTCTAGTTCATGTTGTAAGATGACTTTTGTTATGTGATGACGTACAACATGTGTAACTGACGTCTACACATCCGATTAGCTTGTGTAACTTTCCTCTACACATCcgattagcatgtgtaacttccgtctacacatccaattagcatgtgtaactcgaagttacacattcatacaATTAGATGAATATGAGTTTATCTTACTAAGTTGTATTGAAATTCCTTAATCTGTAGGTTATACTCATAAAACTGTGTCTGTAGTTAAATTATTCAGATTATATATGCATGATACTGAGAGTAGGTATATATGATCTTGGATGGCACTAAAAGTATGTAGCTGACATGATATTGATGTAGTGGTTATGCCGGTGATTGTTATATGATAAGTTTTATATTAATTAGATTGCATTTATGGTTATGGCACTCTTCTTACAGTGGTGATAGTGGTTACAGGAGTATTGAAGGCGCCGATAGTAGTGGTGGTATAAGATCTAGTGAAAGTGAGATTGGAGTGAAATCAATTGTTGAAAGCGAAGAACGAAGATCAACATTGAGTGATCCGCCTATAAAATTTGATTTAAGAGTAAAAAAATTTTTTGTCTACATTGATTGATTATCTTGTCTAGATGCGTAACTTACagctacacatccaattagcaagTGTGGCCTTCATCTACACATCCATATAGCTTGTAAATTTTATTCAGGGTTTTTCCATCACTGAgtatattttttttccaattagcACGTGTAACTTTcatctacacatccaattagcatgtgtaactttcgtctacatattcacttagcatgtgtaacttgtgtCTACACACCCAGTAAGCATGTGTAACTTAATTGaatctacacatccaattagtaTGTGTATCTCGCAgttacacataaatatagcttgtTCCAATCTGAGTCTGTTTTTTCTTATTCATTACAACTCTCATTTTTAAGTCTTTCACAACCATAAAAATCAGAATATTCTCAAGTACAAATTGTATgaacaaaaatttgaatttgggtcaCAAATCCAATTACTCGTTCTTGCTATTAAAGCAATAACAAATTAATGCAAAAAAATGAGCCAAAAGACTTGTGATGCATGTATAGAAAAAACGAAGATCAGATGCATCTTTTAAACCCTGATAGATTTATTGGAAGTTTCCATGTTCCAAACCAAGGCAAACCAATATTGGAAGTTTCCATGTCCCATGTTCCATGCAACTTACAGTAGCCATGACAACCTGAAAAATACaaacatacaataaaaatataaaaaatcaaactaacGCAATTCAACATACTCAACAAGAGAAATATATCATAGCAGAAAGCAATACATACAATGTGTCTTAAAGATACAAATGCTACAATTGTTTACAAATACACAtgcaacaggatatatatgtgtaacttcaagttacacatgctaataatacaacaggatatatatgtgtaacctcaagttacacatactgtaacaaaaaacagcacgtctacatcatcaatttgaagttgttcttctgaaacaacattgtttcttcatcctcttctcagtatcaaacaaaaaactcacaaaaataaaaaaacaacagaaaaatacaaattccatgctaaaaatacaacatgatacatatgtgtaacctcaagttacacatactgtataacaaaaaacaacatgtctacatcatcaatttgaagttgttcttctgaaacaacattgtttcttcatcctcttctcagtatcaaataaaaaactcataacaaaaaaacaaaaaaacaaaaaacaacagaaagatacaaattccatgctaaaaatacaacatgacatatatgtgtaacctcatgttacacatactgtataacaaaaaacaacatgtctacatcatcaatttgaagttgttcttctgaaacaacattgtttgttcatcctcttctcagtatcgaataaaaaattcacaacaaattcacaaaaaacaacaaaaaaatacaaatttcatgctaaaaatacaacaagatatatatgtgtaacctcaagttacacattctgtaacaaaaaacagcatgtctacatcaaTTTGAAATTGTCCTTCTGAAACAAAATTATTTCTTCATCCTCCTCTCAGTATCAATAAAATATAAACAACAAACTCACAACAAATTATCGGATCGGAAAtgcaagaacaacaaataattgaaaaaaattgaaaaaagttttgaaatcaAGCCAAATAAAATTCGTACATAGATTTAttgttttccttcttctgaaATAATGTtatttctcttcttgttctcAGTATCAACCGAATCATGTTCTCAGtatcaaccaaatcaaaaaatataaaaacaaaataagaaaaatccaaatcataaaaatcgaaatCAATGGAATTCAAGACTAGATCGAAAACACACCTATTTTGATTTCTCTATTCCAAcctgtcttcttcctcttctcagactcaacaaaatccaagcaaaaaaaaaaaaaaaacgataatcaGTAGAAAATCGAAATTAAAAAATAGATCAGAAAAACTAGTGAATCGAACCTATTTTatacaaacagaaaataaaaattgatacaaacttatttgttgttcttcaatgcagcGTCTTCCTCTCGTCAGATCCGAAAACAACTGAATCAATTCAACGATTTTCTGAGAAATACGTGTTGTTCTTCCTCTCGTCTTCAATATAGCGAATCAAAAATCAACGCACCTGTTTGTTGTTTTTCAATGCAGcgattttgtgaagaaacaattcgAATTCGGAAGATTTGATATCATGAAGAGAAAATCGCCAGAgagcagagagatgagagagttaaaaaaaaaacctgaTTTGTTATTCTGTTTCTGTTCCTATATAAATCTACTATAAATACTGGaggttatttttggtattttcagatttattaaaaaaattaatgacgtcagcaatccgaaAAATTTCAAAACCTGACCCCAAAAATAAAAGttatgggcctagaaatatcaaaaactaaaagtatggagttgatagtgaatgatccattttgtggggcttctctatattgaacccatatagtaagggggttatagtatttttcacatgTCAGTAACGTGGGGTGAGCATTTGGCCGGAAATCCGTGATTTTTATCCGGCCGAACCgtattttttgtggatggatgccCAGATCATCACTTGAGTGTAATTTTGGGATCCTTCGGATTTTGGAATGGATATGAATACACTCttaattggattggatgcggatgtacTCTTAAAAATTCGTTGGACATCGTTATCCGTTAGATttaaaatacttataatttttttataaaatatgatGTTAATTATACTGGTCAGATTGGGGCATACCCGGATTAATTGGGTATAcctaataaaaaaatagggtcaTTTAGAAGTAAAATTTAAAACCTCTTAgccatatattttcaaaaatggcTAACTGCCCTTGCTTAATTAGCACTAAAAATCTGTTTAGCTTAGTAAATTTAGTGAGATTAGTTAGTTgaattaaaacttaagaaaatatgTTTGGGTAGATTGAACTTATGGATTATGTGGGAagattttgaggaaaaaaaattgttttgagaattttgtttgtaatggaaATGAAACCACACTACCAAAACACTTCTagaaaggggattgcaaagctatTTAATAGTTTCATTCTTAAAATTACAAGTGAAATCAACACTTTCGGATTAGAAAGTACGAAAAGTCGGCAAAGTCGACAAAtatgaaagataacaaccacCAGTAGCCGACATGTTGAAAAAAACAATAACGTCGACTATatgatttttgacatacagagaaaggtgttgtAAATGCATGGGTAGTTGGAAAAGTATTAATTATTAACCTTCCGACTATGACATAGTCGACAAGGAAGTAATTTAAGAACACGACAGCCCTGGATTAGCCGACACGCTGTTCAGTTTCGAACCTTGCTGACTTTTGGTTATACCCAACAAAAAACATAATCTAAAAAAGATGTAATCTACTTTATTCATACAAtattggttactacattgataaaaatataaaatccaaCTCCTTGTCGTACAAATCACGAATGCGCATAGCACGTGCATcaagactttaaacccctaggcgatcctagtggacgagttatagtctcgtgagagcgtccacagtgggagagtaaacccaaatatttggtcttttgaacagacgtagtggaacgtactatcgatcaaattttgatcaacgactaaaacccagagtatatttggtctgggaccaagactaaacccagatacagtcgagcgttgatatacttcacgccccaccaccaggcggacatatagtgcacgtcccacatcaggcgttggtatagtctatgccccacaccaggcgttggtatagtttacgctccacatggggcgtacgtaaagtctacgccccattttttttttttaattattttgtatggggcgggcgttatacccccgccccattctttgttttcaaaatcattttagtggggcgggctttatacctccgccccacttctttcgtttttttttttttttttagtgcacgtcccaatcaggcgttggtatagtctacgccccacaccaggcgaacgtataatgtacgtctgaccaaatttagtctttccaccgtagcgtcacacaccatactaaacccaaaatttgatctttttttccctctttggtctttggttatactcgcaccactgcagttgctctgagGGTTTACATAGACATCCACCCACAAACCTACTACCCTAAGTTGAAAACGCAGGGGGTACTAAATATGCCACAAACTTTTTCGTTTGGGAACCTATATGAACAATCCTTGTACAATCTATAATTTCAGTTACGAAATTGTATTTAAGATTGTGTTAACAAGGTAAATCTAGTATACACTCGAACTGTCTAGATTGCTTAGAATAAAAACTACCTTGTCTAggttaggaaatacccaaatacttgaccaaaataggcttttagtcacgtattcacGGTTTAAGGTTCGCGAACTGTTGCCAAAAGTTCGTGTACAATTTCCTATTCACGAAATCAACATTAgccacacttataagtgttgctttaataaatcacttaTAACttattataactcggaattgagtgattcttggctcgttgcaTTCGTATTCTCATTCTCTACAACATGAGGATCTTTCTAGTGATAAAAGTCATTCTCACCAAATTCATGGGCTCAAATATACTTgagtatatataaaatatatttacCATCATGAGTACTTGTTTCGATAGATAGAGAGGTAGAGTAAACAAGAGAATCAAGAGTTTTTTACTAACCTTTAATGAGTTATCCAATAtgtcttcatgtattcttcaatatccattcttcaagGATAGCTTTGATTCAATACTCTAATTCTTAAACCTAATCTAGTAATTGACTTTAGTAAACTAAACTAAGAATGTGTTTTgtcatctaaatttgacaactaacttgacacaCCAATGctaatgggttcaaccgagcattcctCCAATATAAGTATTAAACTATCAATCTTCATTGGACGAGTCATAGGAATATCCGTGGGACTCATACTCCAGAATTTTGAATACCATCAAATGATATCTTTCATCAAATATGAATGCTTCCCCTTTTTCCTCCAAGTAGTGCGTTTTTACGAATTCGTGCTGCAAAAACACAACAAACACTTACTTTTTTGGTGTAGTTTAATTAGAAGATCAAACAACTAAGCTTATGtgcaagaaactctaaaaatacttacaaatttttGAGGGAATAAGCTAGTGTGGATAGCGTTGAATATCTGTTGCTGGATAGCTATAAAATCACATATTCCTTTTTGGATAACTTAGTATAcctatcatgaatttgttgaGGACTTATTCTCTTTGGATTCTCTTAGTATCGCCTATATTGGTTATATATCTTCGCCCAAAAGGTTTCATGTTCTACCCTTGCAGGGTAGAGATCCATAACTCGACTTTCAGCGTACCATGTTTTGATTATGGCTAAATCTTAATTTGAATAAAATGATTCCACAGTTATATGTAGAGGTATGGAGAGAGTTAGAAAGGGTAGATGATGaaatgagctttggagagtatatgaaAATAGGTGTGTGTTTTTTTATAGAGAGAAGTACTATATTTATAGGATAGTGCCCAAATATAGATAGCAAATCAATGTAATTGTACttacaaaaatttgaattttgaatttgttgtCAAGGTTTAGTTTCACTAACAACTCTGACTAGATATAGTCGGAAATACAGTTGTTTAGTTACCTGAACACTATTAGCAATTTTGCACATAGGAAAATAGTCACATCCATTAACATTAGTCGACACTTTAGTTGTTTAAAataagggaaaaatatcgtttggtcctttttaggtggtcccaagtcagtttggtcctttcagaaatcaccttttccatttggtccataattatttaaaatattaaatgaaccaaagtacccttccgtgttaattcctacttatttttttgtagcggttcattctgtctgatgaactccggagttcattccttcaaatgaaccCCTAATAAAAACCAAACTAAATTTCCTACTTATTTTCTGTAGCAGCTCATTTTGTCtaatgaactccggagttcattccttcaaatgaacacataataaaaccaaactaaatTTCCTACTTATTTTTTGTCCAGAGtcattctgtctgatgaactccggagttcattccttcaaatgaacacctagtaATTCAATACGAGTTCATTATTTACATGAACACCTACTAAAAAatagagttcatcttcaacatgagttcattctttacatgaacacctagtaattcaagatctaaaaacagagttcattctttacatgaacacaaatcttcaacagcagcaagaagaaatcaaaaggaaaaacagtagcagagaaaagagaaaaagaaaaacctaactaaatcttcaacaacagtaGATGAATCTACGGCAAAAACATGAGTTCGTCTTCACCATATTCATCATTTTTATCATCTTAAACATCATTAGATTTTGgttcttcgtcgtcttcatcatcttcaacagcagcagcaacaatcgtCTTCATCCATGAACTCGtcttcaaaaacaacaacagagaaagaagaaacaaagttcattccaaaaatgaacttcgtcatcttcatcttcttcatcagcagcaacaactcatcttcatcatctccatcatcagcagcaacagcagagatGAAAAAACATCCAAAATATTCATCACAAATTCTCGTCGTCgtcttcatcgtctccatcattttcaacaacaacaacagcaaaaaaaacaaaaataaatctttagtgttcatcatcttcatcgtcttcttcatcttcaacacactcgtcttcttcatcttcaaacaccaacaacaaaacaaaagaaaaagaaaatcaagatcAGAGAGAAACTAGATatgaaactaggagagagaaaatgaTTTCTTTTGTGCTAATAGATTCCTATATGTATGGATctgaaagggtatttctgccactacaagatgacaactACATtatccatgacgtcaccctaggaccaaaccataatttgcaGGACCAAATTgtaatatatattttgaaaatggaccaaacagacagttgactcagtcaactggaccaaactctctctaatatattatttttaggacatattggtatttcctacttaaAATAATGTCGACTGATATGTAGTCGTTTGGGTTTTAATGTTATAAACATACTGAATAAGACTAGTTCTGGACACAGATAAATGGCCACATCCATCAACATTTAGTCGTCACTATAGTGGTTTACAATCCGGCTACTATATAGTCGTTTGGGTCATTATGTTCTAAACATGCCGACTATTAACGATTTTGTACACATGAAATGGTCACATCTATCAACATTTAGTCGTCACTATGGTGGTTTAAAAGGATGCCGACTATTAACGTATTTTCACTCAGGAAAATTGTCATATTCATCAAAATTTAGTCGGCATCGTAGTGAGTTAAAAAGATGCGACTTATTTGTATTTGGATTGGTAGTAATGTTTTTAACATGAACACGCAACTTATGGTGTCAGGGTCATCAATCTGGTAAATAAAAGGGTGCCGACCCTAAACTGATCGTCACTGTACAAGACAAGTATTAAAACCCTGCCGACTAACTTGTTGAAACTTAGCATAACTAAGCAAACTATTcgttcaacaactagaaatccaacaagAACCGAAACGTCATAATTTGTCCAACAACAATAGAAACATTTGTCCAAACATCCATAAAATAACATATGTCCAACCATTAACCATAACATACTTGTCTATAAAGAAACATCCATAAACTATAAATTCACTCATGATCGCGACCACGACCGCCACTCCGGCCTCGTTTAAAAACATCGCCTCATTAGCTTCCACCTTCACAACTACGTGGCCTATTTAGTTCAGCATTTGCTCGGCGGAACATTTCTGTGACATCTTCATTATCAACATTCTTAGGTGAAAAAGCGGgtccacgcccaatatttcgat from Papaver somniferum cultivar HN1 unplaced genomic scaffold, ASM357369v1 unplaced-scaffold_19, whole genome shotgun sequence includes these protein-coding regions:
- the LOC113338958 gene encoding syntaxin-31-like, translating into MASSSLSSYRDRTTEFHSLSERLKKIEGVGIINDPESSKSSTPVDVLSQSDFKKKASKIGLGIYEASQKITRLAKLAKRSSMFDDPLVEIQELTALIKNDITMLNMAVSDLQTLQNLEISDGNCSKDRVVHATTICDDLKNRLMGTTKQFQEVLTARTENLKAHENRKQIFSTNTTRENPFLTQPKPITEPPPWSNNSDASAASQPPAIPSNGAQGGNQLRRRLAVDNPTPQMEAAMLQQVVPRQENYSQSRTIALQNVESTITELSGIFTQLATMVAHQGELAIRIDDNLDDSLANVDNARSALLKHLNKISSNRWLLIKIFAVLIFFLIIFVFFVV